One region of Macadamia integrifolia cultivar HAES 741 chromosome 11, SCU_Mint_v3, whole genome shotgun sequence genomic DNA includes:
- the LOC122093124 gene encoding RNA-binding NOB1-like protein, which produces MEVPSSTSCWSNIVKKEPPPKPQESDATRVFESCKSNKGIAVAVVDASAIIQGGEILTNSADKFVSVREVVEEVKDPVSRHKLAFVPFTVETMEPSPEALKKVISFARATGDLQTLSDVDLKLIALTYTLEAQVHGSTHLRDTPPPIHMVNVKRLSEKQMPGWGSNVPNLEEWEALEHAVESDSHSNSRILPLKDLNLNAIPIDGHICSEDGLMENCSEAHTEDQEDLYHRSSRPRRFMPKKKEINIEGKMVAAGIDASVGQVDDNANDWLPAVSRSTHRRYLRRKARHELSEASSEKGDHPNVEANTGDNGVEEQVCTDSHLLENSEENVVDEISQGEAKEVKFDEEDISSVLKHMRLEAGSSEHLQEEKEESISFAVVDPEAGSEGFHDNVDAEGDMVQTCGEGLHNFDASSQTNESIDTSIVDDSTSEQSWMLRSLSDSSVACVTSDFAMQNVILQIGLRLLAPGGMQIRQLHRWILKCHACNKVTAEIGRIFCPKCGNGGTLRKVAVTVNENGVILAARRPRIILRGTKFSLPLPQGGRDAITKNLVLREDQLPHKLLYPKTKKKANKQGEDIFMRDDVFSHIPDKRAPLQPPIRKALAVFSGRRNPNDNHFSRSKH; this is translated from the exons ATGGAGGTTCCGTCGTCGACCTCTTGTTGGAGCAATATTGTTAAGAAGGAGCCGCCTCCAAAGCCGCAAGAAAGTGATGCGACCCGAGTCTTCGAGAGCTGTAAATCGAACAAAGGTATTGCAGTTGCTGTCGTCGATGCCAGTGCTATTATTCAAGGTGGAGAAATTCTAACGAATTCTGCCGATAAGTTCGTTTCTGTGAGGGAAGTAGTGGAGGAGGTCAAAGATCCAGTTTCGCGCCACAAGCTAGCGTTCGTTCCTTTTACTGTAGAGACTATGGAACCATCACCGGAAGCACTAAAGAAAG TTATCAGCTTTGCAAGGGCTACTGGTGACCTGCAGACCCTCTCAGATGTTGATCTCAAACTTATTGCTCTAACTTACACATTGGAAGCTCAAGTTCATGGGTCCACACATCTCAGAGACACTCCTCCCCCAATCCATATGGTTAATGTAAAAAGGCTTTCTGAGAAACAAATGCCTGGTTGGGGCTCCAACGTACCTAATCTTGAAGAATGGGAAGCTTTGGAGCATGCGGTTGAGTCTGATTCACACTCTAATTCCAGAATTCTCCCTCTGAAAGATCTGAACTTGAATGCCATTCCTATAGATGGCCATATTTGTTCTGAAGATGGTTTAATGGAAAATTGTAGCGAAGCTCATACTGAGGATCAAGAGGATCTTTATCACAGATCAAGTAGACCTAGAAGATTTATGcccaaaaagaaagagataaacatTGAAGGGAAGATGGTTGCAGCTGGAATTGATGCATCTGTGGGACAAGTTGATGACAATGCTAATGACTGGCTGCCTGCTGTCAGTCGCAGTACTCACAGAAGATATCTTAGAAGAAAAGCAAGACATGAATTGTCTGAGGCATCATCAGAGAAAGGTGATCACCCAAATGTTGAGGCAAACACAGGAGACAATGGAGTTGAGGAACAGGTGTGCACTGATTCCCATTTGCTTGAGAACTCTGAAGAAAATGTCGTGGATGAGATCTCACAGGGTGAGGCTAAAGAAGTGAAGTTTGATGAGGAGGATATATCTTCTGTCCTAAAACATATGAGGTTGGAAGCAGGTTCATCAGAACATTtgcaagaagagaaggaagaaagcatATCTTTTGCAGTGGTAGATCCAGAGGCTGGCTCTGAAGGATTTCATGATAATGTTGATGCTGAAGGAGACATGGTACAAACATGTGGTGAGGGATTGCACAACTTTGACGCTTCAAGTCAAACAAATGAAAGCATCGATACCTCAATTGTGGATGACAGCACCAGCGAGCAGAGCTGGATGCTACGGTCATTATCTGACTCAAGTGTTGCCTGTGTGACAAGTGACTTTGCAATGCAGAATGTTATCCTGCAAATTGGTTTACGGCTTCTGGCACCTGGAGGGATGCAGATTCGCCAGTTGCACAG GTGGATTCTGAAATGTCATGCCTGCAATAAGGTAACTGCTGAGATTGGGAGGATATTCTGCCCAAAATGTGGGAATGGTGGCACTTTACGCAAGGTAGCAGTGACTGTGAATGAAAATGGGGTTATCTTGGCAGCACGTCGTCCACGTATTATCCTTCGAGGCACAAAA TTTTCGCTTCCCTTGCCTCAAGGTGGAAGAGATGCCATCACCAAAAATCTAGTTCTGCGCGAAGATCAACTCCCACACAAACTATTGTACCCTAAGACCAAGAAGAAAGCCAACAAGCAG GGAGAGGACATTTTCATGCGAGATGATGTATTTTCCCACATTCCTGATAAAAGAGCTCCTTTGCAGCCTCCCATAAGGAAAGCATTAGCAGTTTTCAGTGGAAGGAGGAACCCTAATGATAATCATTTTTCTCGTTCTAAGCACTAG
- the LOC122094013 gene encoding kinesin-like protein KIN-12B — MKSFIQPKSGILRNNPSAETSSPNPSPFKQRSSRRQKENAPPPDQNALPDSASSPSLATAKSAGATGKSRSPLPPRPPTSNSNPLKRKLNMETVFENGVPGTSDSGVKVIVRMRPPNKDEEEGELILQKVSSDSLSILGQTFTFDSVADSGATQQDIFQLVGAPLVENCLAGFNSSIFAYGQTGSGKTYTMCGPANALLEENSSSNQLGLTPRVFEKLFARINEEQIKHAEKQLKYQCRCSFLEIYNEQITDLLDPNQKNLQVREDVKTGVYVENLTEEYVCTMKDVKQLLIKGLSNRKTGATSLNVESSRSHSVFTCIVESRCKSMADGLSSFRTSRINLVDLAGSERQKLTGTAGERLKEAGNINRSLSQLGNLINILAEVSQTGKQRHIPYRDSRLTFLLQESLGGNAKLAMICAISLAQSCKSETLSTLRFAQRAKAIKNKAVVNEVMQDDVNVLREVIRQLRDELLLMKANGNSTNTNGGYSTGWNARRSLNLLKFSLNRPMTLPHIEDDSDEEMEIDEEAVERLCIQVGLQSADFEKNNINDQRNLKTCQSDSKVEACKESILGEEKQIDPPEIGCGSDQGYEETDVHMQDCQLEEMVSEEFKNNELADGCSEPVVRAPISPKLDGLDHQSHAENNNTEGSSGQPIQAIQENLFVYSDHKLSEVSSGKVDEAKSSADISIGGGSADILIADPSHNSPKGSPNTVLPLNISIVPCKNSPVHQSPTLSVSPRVSNSSRKGLKTTSMLSASQKDLIENNNLGPEVLQFSLPRPSTKTSKNSLSPTEYLAASLHRGLQVIDSHIQSSALRRSSFRFSCKPVDVKPLLPVDKVDVGVQTLFQDPETLQVDSSAFICSKCTSRASQVKSKEANDCSGLELVPVKEANDCSGLELVPVDGSDSAENSRIQVPKAVEKVLAGAIRREMAIEEFSAKQAAEIMQLNRLVQQYKHEREGNAIIEQMREDKIIRLESLMDSILPSEEYMEQELVSLMHEHKLLKEKYDNHPEVLRTKIELKRVQDELDSCRNFFDMGERDVLLEEIQHLRSQLQYYIHSSPMPARKQSPLLQLTYSCEPTSATLCVIPESNEENANERSEQEKHLSSCILESTEESAEEKFEQERRCWTEAESKWIILSEELRIELEASRSISEKQKQELDAEKRCCEELKEALQMAMQGHAHILEQYAELEERHIALLARHRRIQEGVGDVKKAAAKAGVKGAESRFINSLAAEISTLKVEKEREMCYLRDENKGLQAQLRDTAEAVQAAGELLVRLKEAEEAVAISQKRALEAEHNAEKAYKQIDKLKKKQKTENTSMNQLLAESPLPKEVLRPVNDDSNLERYDGEMSLTGADDQQWREEFVPFHHGEDGGELSKLAEPSWFSGYDRCNV, encoded by the exons ATGAAGAGCTTCATACAACCAAAGAGTGGAATTTTGAGGAATAATCCATCCGCTGAAACCTCTTCTCCTAACCCTAGTCCTTTCAAGCAGAGATCTTCTCGTAGACAGAAAGAAAACGCTCCACCACCGGATCAAAATGCATTGCCGGATTCTGCGTCATCACCGTCGCTGGCGACCGCAAAATCAGCTGGGGCGACCGGAAAAAGCAGAAGCCCTCTGCCACCTAGACCTCCAACTTCAAATTCGAACCCCCTCAAAAGGAAGCTTAATATGGAAACAGTTTTCGAAAATGGTGTTCCAGGGACTTCCGATTCCGGAGTAAAA GTAATAGTAAGGATGCGGCCTCCAAACAAAGACGAAGAGGAAGGAGAGTTGATTTTACAGAAAGTTTCGAGTGATTCCTTGTCGATTCTTGGGCAGACCTTTACATTCGATTCTGTTGCTGACAGTGGTGCAACACAG CAAGATATATTCCAGCTCGTGGGAGCCCCTCTGGTGGAGAACTGCCTCGCTGGGTTTAACAGTTCCATCTTTGCATATGGACAG ACCGGTAGTGGAAAGACATATACAATGTGTGGACCTGCCAACGCCCTGTTGGAGGAAAATTCATCGAGCAATCAACTAGGCTTGACACCTCGTGTCTTTGAGAAGCTTTTTGCACgcataaatgag GAGCAAATTAAGCATGCTGAAAAACAGCTCAAGTATCAATGCCGATGTTCTTTTCTTGAG ATTTACAATGAGCAAATCACTGATTTGTTGGACCCTAATCAAAAGAACCTCCAG GTTAGAGAAGACGTGAAAACAGGTGTTTATGTTGAAAATCTGACAGAGGAGTATGTATGTACAATGAAGGATGTGAAACAGCTTTTGATAAAG GGATTATCTAATAGAAAGACTGGTGCAACAAGTTTAAATGTAGAGAGTTCCCGTTCACATAGTGTTTTCACTTGCATTGTAGAATCACGTTGCAAG AGCATGGCAGATGGTCTAAGCAGCTTCAGGACTAGTAGAATAAATCTTGTTGATCTTGCTGGATCAGAAAGACAGAAACTGACAGGAACAGCAGGGGAACGCTTGAAAGAAGCAGGGAATATTAATCGATCCCTTTCACAGCTTGG GAACCTGATAAATATTCTCGCCGAAGTCTCCCAAACTGGAAAGCAAAGGCATATCCCTTACAGGGATTCTAGGCTGACATTCTTATTGCAGGAATCTCTAGGTGGCAATGCAAAATTGGCAATGATTTGTGCCATTTCTCTTGCACAAAG CTGTAAGAGTGAAACGCTCAGTACATTGAGATTTGCACAGCGTGCTAAGGCCATTAAGAACAAGGCAGTTGTTAATGAAGTAATGCAGGATGATGTGAATGTATTGCGAGAAGTGATACGCCAACTAAGG GATGAGCTTCTACTAATGAAGGCAAATGGTAATTCAACAAATACAAATGGAGGTTATTCTACTGGGTGGAATGCGCGTAGAAGCTTGAATCTCTTAAAATTTAGCCTCAACCGCCCGATGACATTACCTCATATTGAAGATGACAGTGATGAGGAGATGGAAATTGATGAGGAAGCTGTTGAGAGGCTCTGTATTCAAGTAGGTCTACAATCAGCAGACTtcgaaaaaaataatattaatgatCAGAGAAACCTAAAAACCTGCCAGTCAGACTCAAAAGTTGAGGCTTGCAAAGAAAGCATTCTTGGGGAGGAAAAGCAGATTGATCCCCCAGAAATTGGATGCGGCAGTGATCAAGGTTATGAAGAAACTGATGTTCACATGCAAGACTGTCAATTAGAAGAAATGGTATCTGAAGAATTCAAAAATAATGAACTGGCTGATGGTTGCAGTGAACCTGTGGTCCGAGCCCCTATCAGTCCTAAGCTTGATGGACTCGACCATCAGAGTCATGCAGAGAACAATAATACAGAGGGTTCCAGCGGGCAGCCCATTCAGGCCATTCAGGAGAATCTTTTTGTCTATTCAGACCATAAATTGTCTGAAGTATCGTCAGGCAAGGTTGATGAGGCGAAATCCTCAGCAGATATTTCCATTGGTGGAGGTTCGGCAGACATTCTCATTGCAGATCCATCTCATAATTCTCCCAAGGGCTCTCCAAATACTGTCCTTCCTTTGAACATAAGTATAGTGCCTTGTAAAAATTCTCCAGTTCATCAGTCCCCAACATTGAGTGTTTCACCTAGAGTTAGTAACAGCAGCAGGAAAGGTCTTAAGACAACATCAATGTTATCGGCTTCTCAGAAAGATCTAATAGAGAACAATAATTTAGGTCCAGAGGTTCTACAGTTCTCTCTTCCTCGTCCCTCAACTAAAACAAGCAAGAATTCTCTTTCACCAACTGAATACCTTGCTGCTAGTCTTCATCGTGGTCTTCAGGTTATTGATAGCCACATCCAGAGTTCAGCTTTGAGGAGGTCTTCATTCAGATTTTCTTGTAAACCTGTGGATGTGAAGCCACTTTTACCAGTTGACAAGGTTGATGTCGGTGTGCAAACTCTTTTTCAAGATCCAGAGACACTGCAAGTTGATTCATCAGCATTTATCTGCAGTAAATGTACAAGCAGAGCTTCTCAAGTAAAGTCCAAAGAGGCCAACGATTGCTCAGGCCTAGAGCTGGTTCCTGTTAAAGAGGCCAATGATTGCTCGGGCCTAGAGCTGGTTCCTGTTGATGGATCAGATTCCGCTGAAAATTCCAGGATACAAGTTCCTAAG GCAGTGGAAAAGGTCTTGGCAGGAGCCATTAGGAGAGAAATGGCAATTGAAGAATTCTCTGCCAAGCAAGCCGCCGAAATTATGCAACTGAATCGTCTT GTCCAGCAATATAAACATGAGAGGGAAGGCAATGCCATAATAGAGCAGATGCGGGAGGATAAAATTATTCGTCTTGAGAGCCTCATGGATAGCATTTTACCTTCAGAGGAGTATATGGAGCAAGAACTAGTATCACTTATGCATGAGCATAAG CTTCTTAAAGAGAAATATGATAACCATCCTGAGGTTTTGAGGACAAAAATTGAGTTGAAAAGAGTACAGGATGAACTGGATAGCTGTAGAAACTTCTTTGATATGGGTGAGAGGGATGTGCTGCTGGAAGAGATCCAACATTTGAGAAGTCAGCTACAGTATTATATACACTCTTCACCCATGCCTGCTCGAAAACAAAGTCCTTTGTTACAGTTGACCTATTCATGTGAGCCCACTTCGGCTACTTTATGTGTGATTCCTGAGTCAAATGAGGAAAATGCCAATGAGAGGTCCGAGCAGGAGAAGCACCTTTCTTCATGTATTCTTGAGTCAACTGAAGAAAGTGCTGAGGAGAAATTCGAACAGGAAAGGCGTTGCTGGACAGAGGCAGAGAGCAAGTGGATTATTCTTTCTGAAGAATTGAGAATTGAATTGGAAGCAAGCCGCTCTATTTCTGAGAAGCAGAAGCAGGAACTTGATGCTGAAAAGAGATGCTGTGAGGAGCTGAAGGAAGCATTGCAGATGGCAATGCAGGGGCATGCACACATTCTTGAACAGTATGCGGAGCTTGAGGAGAGACATATTGCATTGCTTGCAAGGCATCGAAGGATCCAAGAGGGGGTAGGAGATGTCAAGAAAGCAGCTGCAAAAGCAGGAGTGAAGGGTGCTGAATCCAGGTTCATCAACTCTCTAGCTGCAGAAATTTCAACCTTAAAAgtggaaaaagagagggaaatgTGCTACTTGAGGGATGAGAATAAAGGACTTCAAGCTCAATTAAGGGACACTGCAGAGGCAGTACAGGCTGCTGGTGAGCTACTTGTGCGTCttaaagaagcagaagaagctGTGGCCATTTCCCAG AAGCGAGCTCTAGAGGCAGAGCACAATGCTGAGAAGGCCTACAAACAGATTGAtaaattgaagaagaaacaaaaaaccgAGAATACTTCTATGAACCAGCTCCTTGCAGAATCTCCGCTACCTAAAGAAGTATTGAGACCTGTCAATGATGATTCTAACTTGGAGAGATATGATGGAGAGATGTCCCTTACTGGTGCTGATGATCAGCAATGGAGAGAGGAATTTGTACCTTTCCACCATGGCGAAGATGGTGGGGAGCTCTCAAAACTAGCAGAGCCTTCATGGTTCTCTGGGTATGATCGGTGCAATGTAtaa